The Vulgatibacter sp. genome window below encodes:
- a CDS encoding methyltransferase, translated as MEERDRALVELGQALRSSGYHFTTVTPATHERVFRRRQEEAADLRDVFGWSRPFRAGLLPPALHQLLVRAEALQPHGALFRSAVRFSSLGPHLFVHDGWPTEAKDAVFFGPDTYRFASWLQRRVEGFERLFDVGCGTGAGGIVLAPRGGSVVLGEVNARALRFARINAVLAGAVVELRESDLLAGVEGSFDLVVANPPYLADARGRSYRDGGGELGTGLAVRITREALERLRPGGRLLLYAGAPVVEGADRLRAALAPHLAAAAHWRYEELDPDVFGEELEQPGYAAVERIAVVTLEAVAR; from the coding sequence GTGGAAGAACGCGATCGGGCCCTGGTGGAGCTCGGGCAGGCCCTCCGCTCCAGCGGCTATCACTTCACCACCGTCACCCCTGCCACCCACGAGCGCGTCTTCCGGCGCCGGCAGGAGGAGGCGGCGGATCTCCGCGACGTCTTCGGCTGGAGCCGGCCCTTCCGCGCGGGACTGCTGCCACCGGCGCTCCACCAGCTCCTCGTTCGCGCCGAGGCGCTGCAGCCCCATGGCGCCCTCTTTCGCAGCGCGGTGCGCTTCTCCTCGCTGGGCCCCCACCTCTTCGTCCACGACGGGTGGCCCACCGAGGCGAAGGACGCCGTCTTCTTCGGCCCCGACACCTACCGCTTCGCCTCCTGGCTGCAGCGGCGGGTCGAAGGCTTCGAGCGCCTCTTCGACGTGGGCTGCGGCACAGGAGCCGGCGGCATCGTCCTCGCCCCGCGCGGCGGCAGCGTCGTCCTCGGCGAGGTGAACGCCAGGGCGCTGCGCTTCGCCCGGATCAACGCCGTGCTCGCAGGGGCTGTGGTCGAGCTGCGGGAGAGCGACCTTCTCGCAGGCGTCGAGGGCAGCTTCGATCTCGTCGTCGCCAACCCACCCTACCTGGCCGACGCGCGGGGCCGCTCCTACCGCGATGGTGGCGGCGAGCTCGGAACCGGCCTCGCCGTTCGGATCACCCGCGAAGCGCTGGAGCGGCTGCGCCCCGGCGGCAGGCTCCTCCTCTACGCCGGGGCGCCGGTGGTCGAGGGCGCCGATCGGCTCCGCGCCGCACTCGCGCCCCATCTCGCCGCAGCCGCACACTGGCGCTACGAGGAGCTCGACCCCGACGTCTTCGGCGAGGAGCTCGAGCAGCCTGGATACGCTGCAGTGGAGCGGATCGCCGTGGTGACCCTCGAGGCCGTCGCGCGATAG
- a CDS encoding SLC13 family permease has translation MVPWLPSRTAVRWLGLLGGPLLALLVFLALPESFRSAAGETEAFSAAGRASAALAVWMATWWLTQAIHVSSTALLPLVFLPLTGVATMKEAAAPYANPLIFLFLGGFVISLSMQRWGLHLRIALGTLAMIGTSPGRVIAGFLAVSAFLSMWVSNTATAVMMLPIATSVIARMTGTQEATDSADPGARNLAAALLLAVAFGCSIGGVATLIGTPPNLFLASYAQAHLGTTLSFVRWFAIGLPMALVLLPLTWIGLRWSFPMPHGWEPHAATLHEGHLGPLGRGEKATLAVFLCAVALWLGQPLLTHVSIGGSRVFARLSDPAIAMLAAMALFAIPLDRKASTFVMRWEDAARLPWGILLLFGGGLSLSAALDRNGVSRFLGAQVEALHGVPPFLLVVAVTLLVLVLTELTSNTATAATFVPILAGIAGGLHLSPWLLVIPATLAASCAFMLPVATPPNAVVFGSGRITMGQMVRAGLLVNVAAAVVIPVITWFVARPLFGG, from the coding sequence ATGGTTCCCTGGCTTCCTTCCCGGACGGCGGTGCGCTGGCTCGGCCTCCTCGGCGGACCGCTCCTCGCCCTCCTCGTGTTCCTCGCCCTGCCCGAGAGCTTCCGCTCCGCAGCAGGGGAAACGGAGGCGTTCAGCGCGGCGGGACGGGCCTCCGCCGCGCTTGCCGTGTGGATGGCGACGTGGTGGCTCACCCAGGCGATCCACGTCTCCTCCACCGCGCTGCTGCCGCTGGTCTTCCTGCCGCTCACCGGTGTCGCCACGATGAAGGAGGCAGCGGCACCCTATGCCAACCCGCTCATCTTCCTCTTCCTCGGCGGCTTCGTGATCTCGCTCTCGATGCAGCGCTGGGGCCTGCACCTGCGAATCGCCCTCGGCACGCTCGCCATGATCGGCACCAGCCCCGGCCGCGTGATCGCGGGCTTCCTCGCGGTAAGCGCCTTCCTGAGCATGTGGGTCTCGAACACCGCCACCGCGGTGATGATGCTCCCGATCGCCACCAGCGTGATCGCGCGGATGACGGGGACGCAGGAGGCGACGGACTCCGCCGATCCCGGCGCAAGGAACCTCGCGGCGGCGCTGCTGCTCGCGGTGGCCTTCGGCTGCAGCATCGGCGGGGTCGCCACCCTGATCGGGACGCCGCCCAACCTCTTCCTCGCCTCCTATGCGCAGGCGCACCTCGGCACCACGCTCTCCTTCGTCCGCTGGTTCGCCATCGGCCTGCCCATGGCCCTCGTCCTCCTCCCGCTCACGTGGATCGGGCTGCGCTGGAGCTTCCCCATGCCCCACGGCTGGGAGCCCCACGCCGCCACGCTGCACGAGGGGCACCTCGGTCCCCTGGGCCGCGGCGAGAAGGCGACCCTCGCCGTCTTCCTCTGCGCCGTCGCGCTCTGGCTCGGCCAGCCCCTGCTCACCCACGTGTCGATCGGCGGCAGCCGGGTCTTCGCGCGCCTGAGCGATCCCGCGATCGCGATGCTGGCGGCGATGGCACTCTTCGCGATCCCGCTCGATCGCAAGGCGTCGACCTTCGTGATGCGCTGGGAGGACGCAGCCAGGCTTCCGTGGGGGATCCTGCTGCTCTTCGGCGGGGGCCTCAGCCTCTCGGCGGCGCTCGATCGCAACGGCGTGAGCCGCTTTCTCGGCGCGCAGGTCGAGGCGCTCCACGGCGTCCCGCCCTTCCTGCTGGTGGTGGCGGTGACGCTGCTCGTCCTGGTGCTCACCGAGCTGACGAGCAACACCGCCACCGCGGCGACCTTCGTCCCCATCCTCGCGGGGATCGCCGGCGGCCTCCACCTCTCCCCCTGGCTCCTCGTGATCCCGGCGACCCTCGCCGCCAGCTGCGCCTTCATGCTCCCGGTGGCAACGCCGCCCAACGCCGTGGTCTTCGGCTCCGGTCGGATCACGATGGGGCAGATGGTCCGGGCGGGCCTCCTCGTCAACGTCGCCGCTGCGGTGGTGATCCCCGTGATCACCTGGTTCGTCGCCCGCCCGCTCTTCGGCGGATGA
- a CDS encoding cation-translocating P-type ATPase, whose product MLDPQQLGSIPWQTRTTAQALADLESGEAGITEAEVLRRRERYGPNRLPEEKRASLLRLFLSQFASPLIYVLLIAAAVAIWAGEWADALFIGIVLLVNAVIGTAQESHAETSAQALQRMMRINARVLRDGNVRQLGAEELVPGDVVLLESGEAVPADLRLLLAHDLRSDESLLTGESMPVEKRADTLCDPDAPLGDRCNLLFAGSSITQGRARGLVARTGAATEVGVISASLGAAHDEPPPLVLRLRRFSSMIAVAVLVAVILLFAVLVAKGEPLVEVFLLGVALAVSAIPEGLPVAITVALAIASRRMAKRNVIVRRLPAVEGLGACTLIASDKTGTLTANELTARRLRTPAGVDVEIGGGADTRFGALTVGDAPAPPEIVAAVDACARSGALANEAHLEFTDDRVERSGDAVDLGFLVLAAKRGMFRELLLEEHEPIDFLPYEPERKYAASFDRAGGVLHAHVKGAASVVLPMCEGVDEAAQLAAEEELAAAGYRVIALAGGPVAAEAGCVHENLRGLRFLGMVGLIDPIRPEVPDAVERCKQAGVDVRMVTGDHPATGLAIARTIGLGAGPAAALTGRELQQLEADPAALGRRVEEARVFARIEPQQKLTIVRALQEQGHFVAVTGDGVNDAPALNGAHIGVAMGRSGTDVARRAADLILTDDNFASIASGIEEGRIAYDNVRKVTWLLISTGVAEVLLFFLAIFFDVPIPLSPVQLLWLNLVTNGVQHVAISFERGEPGVLQRKPRPPQQGIVDRRMIEQTLVAGVYMACVGFGLFYVLYAILGWSAVESRNALLLLMVLFENAHVFDVRSERISSFRIPLRSNWLVPVSILGAHAIHVAAMYTPGVNRVLEVRPVDLRTWLLLVGLGLSLVLVVDLFKRLRGPALARLEEEMRVEGARQRAA is encoded by the coding sequence GTGCTCGATCCGCAGCAGCTCGGCAGCATCCCCTGGCAGACCCGCACCACGGCGCAGGCCCTCGCCGACCTCGAGAGCGGGGAAGCGGGGATCACCGAGGCGGAGGTGCTGCGCCGCCGCGAGCGCTACGGCCCCAACCGTCTCCCCGAGGAGAAGCGCGCCTCCCTCCTGCGGCTCTTCCTCTCCCAATTCGCCAGCCCGCTCATCTACGTGCTCCTCATCGCCGCAGCGGTGGCGATTTGGGCAGGAGAATGGGCCGACGCGCTCTTCATCGGAATCGTTCTCCTCGTCAACGCGGTGATCGGAACCGCACAGGAATCCCACGCGGAGACGAGCGCGCAGGCGCTGCAGCGGATGATGCGGATCAACGCCCGCGTGCTCCGCGACGGCAACGTCCGCCAGCTGGGGGCGGAGGAGCTCGTGCCCGGGGACGTGGTCCTCCTCGAGTCGGGCGAGGCGGTCCCCGCCGATCTCCGCCTCCTCCTCGCCCACGATCTGCGCAGCGACGAGTCGCTCCTCACCGGCGAGTCCATGCCGGTGGAGAAGCGGGCCGACACCCTCTGCGATCCGGACGCCCCCCTCGGCGATCGCTGCAACCTGCTCTTCGCCGGCTCCTCGATCACCCAGGGCCGCGCCCGCGGCCTGGTGGCGAGGACCGGCGCCGCGACCGAGGTGGGCGTCATCTCCGCCTCGCTCGGCGCCGCCCACGACGAGCCCCCACCGCTGGTCCTGCGGCTGCGGCGCTTCAGCTCGATGATCGCCGTCGCCGTCCTCGTCGCGGTGATCCTCCTCTTCGCGGTGCTCGTCGCCAAGGGCGAGCCACTCGTCGAGGTCTTCCTCCTCGGCGTAGCCCTCGCGGTCTCCGCCATCCCCGAAGGTCTCCCGGTGGCGATCACCGTGGCGCTGGCCATCGCCTCCCGGCGGATGGCGAAGCGGAACGTGATCGTGCGCAGGCTTCCCGCCGTCGAGGGCCTCGGCGCCTGCACGCTCATCGCCTCCGACAAGACCGGCACCCTCACCGCCAACGAGCTCACCGCCCGGCGGCTGCGGACACCGGCGGGTGTCGACGTCGAGATCGGCGGCGGTGCGGACACGCGGTTCGGCGCCCTCACCGTCGGCGACGCGCCGGCCCCGCCGGAGATCGTCGCAGCGGTCGATGCCTGCGCGCGCAGCGGCGCGCTCGCCAACGAGGCGCACCTCGAATTCACCGACGATCGGGTGGAGCGCTCCGGCGACGCGGTCGATCTGGGCTTCCTCGTCCTCGCCGCGAAGCGGGGCATGTTCCGCGAGCTGCTCCTCGAGGAGCACGAGCCGATCGACTTCCTCCCCTACGAGCCGGAGCGCAAATACGCAGCCAGCTTCGACCGCGCCGGCGGCGTGCTCCACGCCCACGTCAAGGGCGCCGCCTCCGTGGTCCTTCCGATGTGCGAGGGCGTGGACGAGGCGGCGCAGCTCGCAGCGGAGGAGGAGCTCGCCGCTGCAGGCTACCGGGTCATCGCCCTCGCCGGCGGCCCCGTCGCGGCGGAGGCGGGCTGCGTCCACGAGAATCTGCGGGGCCTGCGCTTCCTCGGGATGGTGGGGCTGATCGATCCGATCCGCCCCGAGGTTCCCGACGCGGTGGAGCGCTGCAAGCAGGCGGGCGTCGACGTCCGCATGGTCACCGGCGATCACCCCGCCACGGGCTTGGCCATAGCGCGCACCATCGGCCTGGGAGCGGGGCCCGCCGCGGCCCTCACCGGCAGGGAGCTGCAGCAGCTCGAAGCCGATCCGGCAGCGCTCGGCAGGCGGGTGGAGGAGGCCCGGGTCTTCGCCCGGATCGAGCCGCAACAGAAGCTCACGATCGTGCGGGCGCTCCAGGAGCAGGGACATTTCGTCGCGGTGACCGGCGACGGTGTCAACGACGCGCCGGCGCTCAACGGCGCCCACATCGGCGTGGCGATGGGACGGAGCGGCACCGACGTCGCCCGCCGCGCCGCCGATCTCATCCTCACCGACGACAACTTCGCCTCGATCGCCAGCGGCATCGAGGAGGGGCGCATCGCCTACGACAACGTGCGCAAGGTCACGTGGCTACTGATCTCCACCGGCGTGGCGGAGGTGCTGCTCTTCTTTCTCGCGATCTTCTTCGACGTTCCGATCCCCTTGAGCCCCGTGCAGCTCCTCTGGCTCAACCTCGTGACCAACGGCGTGCAGCACGTGGCCATCTCCTTCGAGCGGGGAGAGCCCGGCGTGCTGCAACGCAAGCCCCGGCCGCCGCAGCAGGGAATCGTCGATCGCCGCATGATCGAGCAGACGCTGGTCGCCGGGGTCTACATGGCCTGCGTGGGCTTCGGTCTCTTCTACGTGCTCTACGCCATCCTCGGCTGGAGCGCGGTCGAGTCCCGCAACGCGCTGCTGCTGCTCATGGTGCTCTTCGAGAACGCCCACGTCTTCGACGTGCGTTCCGAGCGGATCTCCAGCTTCCGGATCCCGCTGCGCAGCAACTGGCTGGTGCCGGTGAGCATCCTCGGCGCGCACGCGATCCACGTCGCGGCGATGTACACGCCCGGCGTGAACCGCGTCCTCGAGGTGCGGCCGGTCGACCTGCGGACCTGGCTCCTCCTCGTCGGCCTCGGCCTCTCGCTGGTGCTGGTGGTCGATCTCTTCAAGCGGCTGCGGGGCCCTGCCCTCGCCCGGCTGGAAGAGGAGATGCGGGTGGAGGGCGCCAGGCAGCGAGCCGCGTGA
- a CDS encoding acetoacetate decarboxylase family protein: protein MAIDAPRGRIPVLGETWRPVGDKAFLAAAWIVPIESVRALVPRELAIAAVLPGRTVATAFLGDYGPGSTLEYHELGINPALVHVGGVPAVWNHTLVVDSEPARIGGALVGAPKLLLPFDWEERKRGGRVEGRCTVGDPDRPLVHVRYRQGLLPVPSPPMRAATLRDELLLVSTQQMRGKQRLARIRFEVPAGSPLGWLRDFGDPLVGVAVTGMRGRMMDAPRVARILAHRAWRPPLPEDLHEDLHEEQPPA, encoded by the coding sequence ATGGCGATCGATGCACCCCGCGGCCGCATCCCCGTTCTCGGTGAGACCTGGCGGCCCGTCGGCGACAAGGCGTTCCTGGCGGCGGCGTGGATCGTCCCGATCGAATCGGTCCGGGCGCTCGTGCCCCGGGAGCTCGCCATCGCCGCCGTCCTCCCGGGCCGCACCGTGGCCACGGCGTTCCTCGGCGATTACGGCCCCGGATCCACCCTCGAATACCACGAGCTCGGCATCAACCCGGCGCTCGTCCACGTGGGCGGCGTCCCGGCGGTCTGGAACCACACCCTGGTGGTCGACAGCGAGCCGGCGCGGATCGGCGGGGCCCTGGTCGGCGCGCCGAAGCTCCTCCTCCCCTTCGATTGGGAGGAGAGGAAGCGCGGCGGTCGCGTCGAGGGGCGTTGCACCGTGGGGGATCCGGACAGGCCCCTCGTCCACGTCCGCTACCGGCAGGGCCTGCTCCCGGTCCCCTCGCCGCCGATGCGCGCGGCGACGCTGCGGGACGAGCTCCTCCTCGTCTCCACCCAGCAGATGCGCGGCAAGCAGCGCCTCGCGAGGATCCGGTTCGAGGTCCCGGCGGGCAGCCCCCTGGGCTGGCTGCGGGACTTCGGCGATCCGCTCGTCGGCGTCGCCGTCACCGGCATGCGCGGCAGGATGATGGACGCGCCGCGGGTGGCGCGGATCCTCGCCCACCGGGCCTGGCGGCCGCCGCTGCCCGAGGATCTCCACGAGGATCTCCACGAGGAGCAGCCACCTGCCTAA